CCGTGGCTTGTGAAGCACACGGCGGATACGGCGGTTGTGGATCATCACGCACAAGGCGATTCGGACATCGCGCCGCGGAGATTTGTGGATACGGGGAGTGCCGCGGCGGCACAGCCGGTTGCGGAACTTTGCCGGCTGATTCTGAAGAAGAAGTCGCTGGCGGAATTGCCGAAGGAAGTTGCGGAGCCTTTGTATCTGGGCATCGCGACGGATACGGGCTGGTTCAAGCACAGCAACGTGACGCCGCGGGTGTTGCGTGCGGCGTCGGAGTTGCTCGCGACGGGCGTGGATCACGCGGCGCTGTATGTGAACATCGAGCAGCGCGAGCGATTGCCGCGGCTCAAGCTGCTGGGGCGGGCGCTCGATTCGCTGCGGCTGTTCGATGAGAACCGGGTCGCGGTGATGACGCTGACGAAGAAGGACTTTGCGGAGACGGGCGCGCAGGCGGCGGATTCGGGCGGTTTTGCCGATCACTCGCAGACGCTCGAGACCGTGATGGTGACGGCGGTGTTGACGGAAGCGGACGCGAGTGAATTCGGGATGGCGTCGAAGCCGGGGGAAAAACTCACCAAGGTGAGTCTGCGGAGCAAGGCGGTTGACGGGTCGGTGGATGTGAACGCGGTGGCGAAGGTGTTTGGAGGGGGTGGGCATGTGCGTGCCGCGGGCGCGAAGGTTGCGCTTGGGATAGAGGAGACGAAAGCGAAGTTGCTGGAGGCGATCAGGGCGCGGTGGGGAACGTGAGTTGCCGCGGCGATCGAGGTCGGATGTTGACGAGCGCGCGGCTTTCTTCGAAACACGCATGAGACCGATTCGGCCCAATCGAGGAGAAGGTGGCGGGCGCAAGGGTGATGGAGTGCGCGGGCGACCGGCGGACGGCGCGGGGCCGGCTCCGGCGCGCCCGGGGCGACGGACACTGCCCTCGATGCAGATCATGACCACGACGCTGTGGGAGTATCCGAGTCAGCACTACGACGCGGCAACCGGGAACATGCAGGGCGACAAGCGCTATGTCGGCGCGAGCCCGTCGTGGGTGATCTGGCAGTGTTTGCAGAGATATACGAAGCCGGGCGAAACAGTGCTCGACCCGATGGTAGGGAGCGGAACGACGATCGATGTCGCGATGGATCTCAAGCGGCGGGCGATCGGGTTTGATCTGGCGCCGTCGCGGCCCGACATTCGGCAGGGTGATGCGAGAAAGATCGACTTGCCGAGCGCGAGCGTGGACTTTGTATTTGTCGATCCGCCGTACTCGACGCATGTGGACTATTCGGACGATCCGGCGTGCATCGGGAAACTGGATGCGCTCGGGGCCGACGGAGGCGGGGCGTATTACGCGTCGATGCAGAGAGTCATCCGCGAGATTGCGCGGGTGCTCAAGCCGGGGCGGCACATGGCGCTGTATGTGAGCGACAGTTTTCAGAAGCCGGGCGCGAACTCCGCTTCCACGGGCTTTGCGCCGATCGGTTTCGAACTCTTTGCGATGATGCGAGAGTCGATGCAGCCGGTGGACATCATCGCGGTGGTGCGGCACAACCAAAAGCTGCAGCGCGGCAACTGGCACAAGGCGGCGGAGGAAGGGAATTTCTTCCTGCGCGGGTTCAACTATCTGTTCATCATGCGGAAGATGTGATTGGAATTTCGTTTGGAACTTTCGTGACGGAGTTCGGCGCGTCAGGAGATCCGAAACCCCCACCGTCATCGCTCCGCAAAGGCTGCGCGATGACACCTCACTCTTTGGCGAGGGGGGAGGTCCAATCACGAAGAGCGCACCGAAGAAGGAGAACCGGTTTGCGGGGTTGCACTCCGACCGAGCGATGATTCACGGTGGGCGCGAAAGCGGCGCTCCGCTCGGGCTCTTGCGGTGCGCCGCTTGGGCTGGGGAATCATTTCAAAGGAACGAATCAGTCGATGGGCCTGAGCCGTCAGCGATATCCGCCCGCGATCAGGATGGTTTCGCCGGTGAGCCAGGATGCGTCGCGCGATGCGAGGAATGCCGCGGCACCGGCGATGTCGTCGGGTTCGCCGATGCGCCCGAGCGGCGTGGTCGCGAGCACCTGCTTGTGCATGTCGCTGCCGGAGATTCCGGCGCTACGCCAGCCTTCGGTGGCGACCATGCCGGGGTTGATCGAGTTCACGCGGATGCGCTTGGGGCCGAGTTCCTTCGCGAGCGATTTGGTGATCGCGTCCACGGCGGCCTTGGTCGCGCTATAGACCGAACCGTTGGGCGGCGCGAGCGTACTGACCACCGAGCTGATGTTGATGATGCTGCCGCCTTCGGAACCGAACTGCTTCGCCGCGGCCTGCGAGGCGAGCAGCAGTCCAAGCACGTTGAGATCAAACTGCTTGTGGAAGTGTTCTTCGGTGACGCTCTCGAGCGGCTGGAAGTCGTAAATGCCCGCGTTGTTCACAAGGATGTCTAATCGGCCGTAGGTCTTCTTCGCTTCGGCAAAGAGCTTCGAGATTTCGCTTTGCTTTGCGACGTTCGCGCCGACTGCAACCGCTCTTCCGCCCTTCGATGTGATCTCGTGGACGACCTTGTCCGCGCCTTCCTTGCTGGAAGAGTAATTGACGACGACCGATGCGCCTTCCGCGGCGAGCCGCTTGGCGATTGCCGCGCCGATGCCCTTGGAAGCGCCCGTCACGATCGCAACTTGTCCTTTAAGCCGTTCCGACATTGCTGCACTCCTGAATTTGAGAAACGGATACGGGGGCTTCGATTCTGCCGGGCGTGAGCGGGTTTCAGAAATCGGGTACCTGGGAATCCAGATTTGTGTGAAGATTGGTTTGCTCCTGTTCGGCTACGCTGCGCACGGGAGAACACGCATGGAAGCGGCGGCACTTGAGGGCAAACGAGTTACGGTGATGGGGCTCGGTCGATTCGGTGGCGGCGCGAGCGTGACGCGCTATCTCTGCGAGCGCGGCGCGACGGTTTTGTTGACAGATATCGAGCCGGAAGAAAAGCTCGCGGCATCGGTCGCGCAAATTGCGGATTTGGTTCGATCCGGCACCGTGCAACTGCGCCTCGGCGGGCACAACGTCAGCGACTTCACGACGTGCGATCTCGTTGTGGCGAATCCCGCGGTTCCCAAGCCGTGGGACAACCGGTTTCTGCGCAGCGCGTGGGCGGCGAAAATTCCGGTGACCACGGAGATCGGGCTGACGATCGCGCGGCTTCCGAATCGAGCGCGCGTGATCGGCATCACCGGCTCGGCGGGAAAGAGCACAACGAGCGCGATGATTCACCATGTCCTGAAACAGTGTGGATTTGCAACGGTGTTCGGCGGCAACATCGGCGGGTCGCTGCTCGGAGAAATCGATTCGATCACGCCGGAGACGTTTGTGGTGCTCGAACTCTCGAGCGCCATGCTGTGCTGGCTTGGAGACCTCGCGCGGGTCGGGCCGGCGGAATTCGATCACGCGCCGGCAAGCGAAGGCTGGTCGCCGCACGTCGCGGTGGTGACAAATCTCTCGCCGAATCACCTGGATTGGCACGGAGATCTTGCGCACTACCGCCGAAGCAAGCAGGAATTGCTGCGGGCGCAGCGATCGGGAGACGTTGCGGTCTTGCCGCCCGGCAGCGAGTCGGCGGAATGGAAGACGAACTCGGGTGTCGAGCGGCGCGTGCCGCGGGTGGAAGTAAGCGGGCTTGCCATTCCCGGCAAGCACAACCGTCAGAACGCGAGCGTGGCGATCGAGGCGGCGCTTGCCGCGGCGAGCGGGCTCGATCGCGCGCGCGCGGTGAATGCGGTGAAGACGTTTGCGGGATTGCCTCACCGGCTTGAATTGGCGGCGACCATCTCTCGCGCGGGTGGGAGCGTCCGCTGCTTCAACGATTCGAAATCGACGACGCCCGAAGCTTGTTTGCTCGCTGTTGCGGCGTTTGATGAACCGGGAGAAGTCGGAGCGGGGCGAGTTCATCTGATTGCCGGGGGATACGACAAAGGCTCCGACCTTTCCGCGATTGGGGCGCTGGCTCGGCGCCTCGCGGGGCTCTACACGATCGGGAAGACGGGGGACGCGATCGCCGCGGCGTCGGATGGTGCGGCGAAGAAGTGCGGAACCGTGGAGAGCGCGGTCGCGTCGGCGATCGGCGCGGCGAAGCCGGGGGATGTCCTTCTGCTCAGCCCGGCGTGCGCCTCGTGGGATCAATTCGAGAATTACGAAAAGCGAGGCGAGTTGTTTGTGCGCGAGGTTCGGGCGGTTGGGGGTGTCCGATGACGGGACTGTTTTCGAAGTGTGCCGGAGTTCTCGCGTTGGCGGCGGTTGCTTCGTCGGTTGCGGCGTCCGAGCCGGAGAGCAGGCAGGATGCGGCGCCCGCGGCGCAGGGAGAAAAAGACCAGGCTCAAGCGGCGTGGCGCGAAGTGTTTCCTGGAATTCGGATCAATCTCGTGGAGAAGGCGGTCGAATTCGATGGAACGGTCCCGGTGAATGCGCACACAAAGGCGGGGCTTAGAGTCTTTCTCGAGACGACGGTGTGCGGCTACGACAGCAAAGAGCACGAGTCGCTCGTCGTTACCAAGGCCAAGCCTTCGCAAGTTCACGCGGCACTGTTGCTGATCGGACTCAAGCCGGGAAAGCCGGGCGCGTGGAGGCGCGAAGAAAAAAAGTGGATCGGTGTGCCGCCGGAAGGTGACGAGGTCGAAGTGAAATTCCTGCTGACGGCGCCGGATGGAACGATTCGCGAGGACGATCCGGCGGAGTGGATCGTGAACGAGAGGGACGGAAAGCCGCTGAGTCAGGTCGCGCCCGATGCAAAGTGGGTGTTCGCCGGGTCGAAGCTTGCGCAGAAGAAGCCGCTGCCGCGGGCGCCGGGAGATGGGGTCGGTCCGGAACCAAAGCCCCCGGTTGAAAATGAGCGAAACGGCCCGGAGTTCTACGTCGCGGATGTGGAGGGCACGCTCATCGGGCTCACGAGTTTCGGGACCGAGACGATCGGTTTGACCGCGATGTACAACCCCGACAACGACAAGGAAGCGCCGCAGTGGGTCGCGAGCCCGGAAAAGACTCCGGAGATCGGCGCGAAGGTAACGGTTCGGGTGAGCGCGAAAAAAGGAGGAGCGTGATTCGCGGGTGCGGGGCTCGCTCGACCGATTCGTGCGGGGCGAGACTCATTCGGGCGCGGGCTTGGATCTGCCGCCCCAGAGACGGATGCTTTGCTTGCGATCGACATCGTTCTGAATATTGCGGACGACGAGATGAACGGGCTTGCCGACGTAAAGCCCTTGATCGATCATCGCGGAAACCGCTTCACCGACCGTGGAAACTGGCGCGCTCCCGACCTGGGTGATCCGATCGCCCTCTTTGAGCCCGGCGTCCGAAGCATGCGAACGCTCGGAAACGGAGGTGATGATGGGCGCGCCGCCCGTGGAGAAGAATTCGCGGGCGGTCGAGGGATCTTCGAACGTGAGCCCGAGATCGTCCTGGATGTCGTCGAGAATACCGGGCTGGATGAGCGCCGACGTCGGCATCTCACCCATGACGACGGAGGCCTCACGCGACTCGCCGTTTCGTGTGTATCCGATGCTGAGTGTGTCTCCCGGCCGGGCGTTCGAGATCATCGACCGCATCCCCTGAACGCTGGTGATGCGTTGACCGTTCAATGAAACCAGCATGTCGTCATTCTGAAGTCCCGCTCGCGAGGCGGGCCCGTCGCTCGGAATGCGCACGGAAACGCCGTTCCGCGAGATGCTTTCATCGATGTATTCGCGCGGATCGTACGAAATGCCGAGGAATCCTCGGGAAACCTTGCCTGTTTCGATGAGTTGCAACGCGACGCTTTCGATCGTCACAAGCGGAATCGCGAACGAGATACCGGACGACTGTCCTTCGCCGCCGCCGGTTCCGGTATTGTCCTTCGCCGTGGCGATCGCGACGTTCATCCCAACGACGCGTCCCTTGATATCGATCAGCGGTCCACCGGAATTGCCGGGGTTGACCGCGGCGTCGGTCTGGATGAAGTTGGTGAAGCCGCCGGAATCGAGCGCGGGGCCCGCCGAGCGCCCCAGCCCGGAGACAATTCCTTCCGACATCGAAAACTTGAAGCCGAACGGAGAACCGAACGCGAAGACGCGGTCTCCCTGATAGACCCGCTCGCCCGTTGCGCGGCGCACCGGCGCGAGGTTGTCGGCATCGATCTTGAGGACGGCGATGTCGGTGAAAGGGTCGATCCCGACAATCGTGGCCTGGCTCGCACGCCCGTCGTAGAGTTGGACCCGCACGAAGCGAGAGCCGCGGACGACATGCGCGTTCGTGACGATGTGACCCTTCGCGTCGAAGATCCAGCCCGAGCCCGTCGCGCCCAGGAAGCGCCGTCGCGTTCCTTCCGGAGTCAGAACATCGATGTGCACAACCGAGGGTTCGACCGAGTCGGCGATGGCGCGGATCGCCATGTTCAGACGCTCCAGGATGTCATCGGACTCGATCGTCCGGCGCGCGAGCAGGATCTGGGCTTCGGTCTGAGAGGCGGAAAGCGTCCGCAGAATCCGCGGCGTAAACCAGAGCAGCGATGAGGCCGTGGCGAGGACGACGACCGCGGGCCCGAGTGTCATGATGCGACGCATGAGATCACCTTTCACAGAGAGACCTGCGGCTCAATCCTTTACCCGAGGCAAGATCGAATCCGACAGGTCCCGCGACAACACAAATCGGCCATCCGCATGGATTAGACGATGTCTCGCCGCCGAAAGTTTCGGCCTTGCGGCAAAGTGCGGGGAATGTGAGGCGGGGGCGCATGGAGATGCAAGGGGGCCTTGGATGGAACGCCCGGGCCCTTTTTGGGTCGGGGAATCCGATTCTTTCAGAGATTCGCCGTTGACGCGCCGCCGGTTGCCAAGGGGCACTCGCCCGACAAGGAATGTGCGGGTTGGGTCAGCTTGTCGCGTGTGGCGACGTCGGCGTCGGGTTTGCGGGTTTGGCGGCGGGCGCCGCACGCAAGCCCACGCGGCGTTCCGCGACCATCTGGACGTACGTCTCGGCCGCGGTCTGTATCGAAGCGCCGAGCTGCGCGATCGGGCGGGCGAACGGAGGCGGCTTGTCGGTCAATCCGAGCAAATCCTGAAGGACGAGCACCTGCCCGTGCGTGGAGTTGCCGGCGCCGATGCCGATCACCGGGACTGTCGTCGCCTTCAGGACCTCTTCTGCGACGGCATCGGGCACGGCTTCGATCAGGAGCATGACCGCTCCGGCCTGCTCGAGCGCAACGGCGTCGGCTACGATCTGTGCCGCTTGCTTTGGAGTCTTGCCCGTTGCCGTGTAACCACCCGTGAGAGCGACCTGCTGCGGACGGGTGCCGACGTGAGCGCAGATGGGAATACCCGCGCGGGTCATCTTGTTCACGAGCGGCGCGAACGTCGAATCGGACTCGATCTTGACGATGTCGGCGAGACCTTCGGTGAGAAAGCGACCGGCGTTTTTCATGGCGTCGCTCTCATTCGTGTGATACGAGAGAAACGGCATGTCGGCCATGACGAAAGTGAAAGGAGCGCCGCGCTTCACCCCTGCGGTCAGCGCAACGAGAACATCCAGGGGCATGTCGATGGTGCGCGAATAGCCGAGGATCATTTCCGCGGCGGTATCGCCGACGAGGAGGATGTGGACTCCGGCGCGTTCGAGCCATCGCGCGGTCGTCGCGTCATAACAGGTCAGAGCGGCGAAGGGTTCGCGATCGGAAGCCATCTTCCGAAGCGTCTTGATCGTGACCGGCTGGCGTGGCGGCTCGTGCGTGTTCACGGCAAAAATGGTATGCGGGGAGAGAGAGCGAGCGGCTGACTCGGGAACTACCGCTTGGACTGGAGCCACTTCAGAAGCTTGTCGCGCGACCAGGCGTTGATGCACAAGTCGGGGGTGAGCATGCCGCGGCGCGCCGTCGAGATCCCGAAGCGAAGGTTTTCGAAATCGGACGATTCGTGATCATCGCAGTCGATCGCGATGAGCGTGCCCGCGTGGGTCGCGGCACGCACATGGATGTCGCGCAGATCCAGCCTCATCCAGTGGGCATTGATCTCGAGCGCGGTGTTGTGCTGCTTTGCCGCGGCGATCAGCTCGTTCATATCGGGTTCGAGTCCGCGGCGGCGGTTGATCAAACGGCCGGTCGGGTGCCCGATGATGTGGACGAGCGGGTGGGAAATCGCCTTGAGCAGACGCTTTGTGGCGGCCGCGGGTTCCTGCGAGAGCGCCGCGTGTGGGCTTGCGACCACGATGTCGAGTTCGGCGAGGAGATCATCATCAAAGTCGAGCGAGCCGTCGGCGAGGATGTCGACTTCCGAGCCTGCGAGCACGCGGATGTCGAGGCCCTCGGACTTGAGAGCCTTGTTGATGTTCTGCACGAGCGTGATCTGGGCGCGCAAGCGATCGGGCGAGAGTCCGTTCGCGACGGCGGAGCTCTTGGAGTGATCGGTCACGGCGATCGTGTGGAAACCGCGCTTGATCGCGTTGTCGACGAGTTCACGCATCGACATCCGTCCGTCGCTGTCGGTGGTGTGCGCGTGGAGATCGCACTTGATATCCGCGAGTTCGATGAGCGCCGGAACTCTGCCCGTTTTCTCGAATTCGGCGATGTCGGCGGGGTGCTCGCGCAACTCGGGCGGGATGTACGGAAGGCGCAGCGCCTTGTAGATGTCGTGTTCGGTTTTGGAGGCGACCGGCTTGATGCCGCGGTCCTGGGGAGGCGTCTCTTCGTCGTCTTCCGGAAAGAGGCCGTACTCGTTGAGCGTTTGTGACTGCGCGAGCGCGCGCTGGCGAAGAGTGACGTTGTGATCCTTCGAGCCAGTGAAGTACATGAGTGCCGCGCCGAACGAGCGCTCCGGGATTACCCGCACATCCACCTGCATCGTCGGCTCTTTGGCGTGTTCATCCGGGCCGCCGCCCTTCCATCGTCCGGAATGAAGGTTGATCACGGCCCGAACCGAGGCGCGAGTCGGTCCCTTGGAGATGATTTGACGAACATCGGGGAGCGAGCAGAACGCTTCGACGACGGGATGGGTTTCGTCGCCCTTTGTCTTCGTCGGAGAAGCCTTCGTGCCGCTCGTCGATTTCTTTTTGGGTGTTGTGGATGGTGCGGCGGCGCTGTCGGCATCGGGGACCATCACGAGCAGATCGATATCCGCGATGGTTTCCTTGCCGCGGCGGAGCGAGCCGGCGACTTCAACGCGGCGCACTCCTTTGACGGCGCGGATTTCATCCGCGATCCGTTCCGCCATCGGCAGCGCGAGCCCGAGCGCGATCCGGCGCGTGGCTTCCTCGCCGAGCGCCAGCCCGCCCTTGATCTTTTCGACCGCCTTCTCTCCCATCCGCGGCAGTGTCAGCAGCGAGCCGTTTTCGATCGCCGCTTTGAGCGAGGCGACGTCGGTGATGTGCAGGTCCTGCCACATCGCGCGAACTGTCTTTGGGCCCAGCCCCGGGATATCGAGGATCTCGAGCAATCCGGGCGGCACTTCCTTGAGCATCTTCTCGTGCTCGGCGATGCGCGGCGTTCCCTTGGCTGCGGTCGCGGAAAACTCGAGGATCTTGTCGGCGATTTTGTCTCCGATGCCGTCGAGCTCCGTCAGCGCGGATTTGTCCATGCTTTCAATCGGCGTCGCCAGCGATTCGACGATGCGTGCGGCACGCGAATGCGCGATCGCCTTGAACTGATTCTCTCCGAGCAACTCCAGCAGCCTGGACATTTCGTGGAGCCGTTCGGCGACCGCTTCGTTCAAGGACATAGCGGACGATAGGAGTTCAGCCGACGGCGACGAGGCCGAGTTCGGTGCCGAATGTCTTCATCATCCTGCGCAGCACGAGTTCTTCGCCGGGCGCCGCGAGCGACGGCGAACGCTCGATCCACTCGCGTGCATCGTGGCGCGCGAGTTCGAGCAGGTTGCGATCGCGGGAAAGATCGGCGACGCGGAGTGAGGAGAGGCCTGACTGGCGGGCGTCGAAAAAGCCGCCCGAGCCTCGAATCTGCCAATCGCCCTCGGCGAGCCGGAATCCATCGGTTGTTTCAACGAGGAGCTGCAACCGGGGATTGACGTCGCCGGCGCTGGATTCGGGCTCGTCGGCAATGAGCACACAAACGCCGGGCTTGTTTCCTCGTCCAACGCGACCACGCAATTGGTGCAACTGCGCCAGGCCGAAACGATCGGCGTGCTCGATGACCATCACCGTCGCATCGGGCACGTCGACACCGACTTCGACGATCGTCGTTGCGATCAGGCAGCGGATCTCGCCCGCGCGGAACTTCGCCATGGTCGTCGCCCGGGCATCGGACTTCATTCTCCCGTGCAGCGCTGCGATCGGCACCGAGCGAAAAGCGCCCGATTCCAGCTCTTTGACCAGTTCCCGCACGCCGGTGACCGTTGCCGCGGAATCCGTGGCTTCGCGCGAATCGATGGCGGGAACAACCACGAACGCCTGTTCGCCCTTGTTGATGCGCTCGCGCGCGAAGGTGTAGACGTCCGCGCGTTTGCTTCGCGGGACCAGCCGGGTCTTGATTGCCGCGCGGCCCGGGGGCAAGCCCCCGATCACCGTCACGTCGAGATCGCCGAACATCGTGAGGGCGAGTGTGCGCGGGATGGGGGTCGCCGTCATCACGACGACATGGGGCGTGAGATTCGGGTCGTTTGTCTTCGCGCGCAACGCCGCCCGCTGGTGCACGCCGAAGCGGTGCTGCTCATCGATGATGGCGAGCGCCAGGCTCTTGAACTTGACGTGTTCTTGAAGGAGCGCGTGCGTGCCGATGATGATTCCCGCCTTGCCCGAGGCGATGTCCTTGCGCACTTGTTCGCCGTCGTTCTTTGAGCCGGTGAGCAGCCGCACATCCACTTTCGAGTCTTTGAGAACGGACTCGATCGTCGCGAGATGTTGCTCCGCGAGCAATTCGGTCGGCGCCATCAGCGCCGCCTGGTGACCCGATGCGACCGCCATGAGCATCGCGTAGAGCGCAACCGCGGTCTTTCCGGAACCGACATCGCCTTGGAGCAGCCGGTTGGTCGGTGTCGCGAGCGTCAGGTCGCGGGCGATCTCGGAGACGGCGTGATTCTGCTCCGGCGTGAAAGCAAAGGGAAATCGGGCGCGAATCCGCCGGTCGATCGCATCGGTGAGCTGGAGCGCCGGGGCGCGCATGCGTCGTCGCAGATGTTCGCGCTTCATCTGTACGCCGAGCTGGAGCAGAAGCAATTCGTCGTACGCGAGCCGGCGCCGACCCTCCGTTGCGTCTCCTTCGTTCGCAGGGCGATGGACCAGCTCGTACGCTCGCGCGAGCGCCGGCATCTCCCGTTTGGTGAGCAGCGGCGCGGGGAGGTGGTCTTTCAAGAGTGGGAGCGCGAGATCGAGCGTCGCGCTGATGGCCGCTTCGATCGCCGGCGATTTGATTCGCTCGCTCGCGGAATACACCGGGCGGATTCTCGATTTGGCACGCTCCGGCTCGGAATCGTCCTGCAAGATGTCGAACTTTGGATTGGCGATCTGCAGCCCGGGGCCG
The DNA window shown above is from Phycisphaeraceae bacterium and carries:
- a CDS encoding methyltransferase domain-containing protein — protein: MQIMTTTLWEYPSQHYDAATGNMQGDKRYVGASPSWVIWQCLQRYTKPGETVLDPMVGSGTTIDVAMDLKRRAIGFDLAPSRPDIRQGDARKIDLPSASVDFVFVDPPYSTHVDYSDDPACIGKLDALGADGGGAYYASMQRVIREIARVLKPGRHMALYVSDSFQKPGANSASTGFAPIGFELFAMMRESMQPVDIIAVVRHNQKLQRGNWHKAAEEGNFFLRGFNYLFIMRKM
- the murD gene encoding UDP-N-acetylmuramoyl-L-alanine--D-glutamate ligase, with protein sequence MEAAALEGKRVTVMGLGRFGGGASVTRYLCERGATVLLTDIEPEEKLAASVAQIADLVRSGTVQLRLGGHNVSDFTTCDLVVANPAVPKPWDNRFLRSAWAAKIPVTTEIGLTIARLPNRARVIGITGSAGKSTTSAMIHHVLKQCGFATVFGGNIGGSLLGEIDSITPETFVVLELSSAMLCWLGDLARVGPAEFDHAPASEGWSPHVAVVTNLSPNHLDWHGDLAHYRRSKQELLRAQRSGDVAVLPPGSESAEWKTNSGVERRVPRVEVSGLAIPGKHNRQNASVAIEAALAAASGLDRARAVNAVKTFAGLPHRLELAATISRAGGSVRCFNDSKSTTPEACLLAVAAFDEPGEVGAGRVHLIAGGYDKGSDLSAIGALARRLAGLYTIGKTGDAIAAASDGAAKKCGTVESAVASAIGAAKPGDVLLLSPACASWDQFENYEKRGELFVREVRAVGGVR
- a CDS encoding PHP domain-containing protein, encoding MSLNEAVAERLHEMSRLLELLGENQFKAIAHSRAARIVESLATPIESMDKSALTELDGIGDKIADKILEFSATAAKGTPRIAEHEKMLKEVPPGLLEILDIPGLGPKTVRAMWQDLHITDVASLKAAIENGSLLTLPRMGEKAVEKIKGGLALGEEATRRIALGLALPMAERIADEIRAVKGVRRVEVAGSLRRGKETIADIDLLVMVPDADSAAAPSTTPKKKSTSGTKASPTKTKGDETHPVVEAFCSLPDVRQIISKGPTRASVRAVINLHSGRWKGGGPDEHAKEPTMQVDVRVIPERSFGAALMYFTGSKDHNVTLRQRALAQSQTLNEYGLFPEDDEETPPQDRGIKPVASKTEHDIYKALRLPYIPPELREHPADIAEFEKTGRVPALIELADIKCDLHAHTTDSDGRMSMRELVDNAIKRGFHTIAVTDHSKSSAVANGLSPDRLRAQITLVQNINKALKSEGLDIRVLAGSEVDILADGSLDFDDDLLAELDIVVASPHAALSQEPAAATKRLLKAISHPLVHIIGHPTGRLINRRRGLEPDMNELIAAAKQHNTALEINAHWMRLDLRDIHVRAATHAGTLIAIDCDDHESSDFENLRFGISTARRGMLTPDLCINAWSRDKLLKWLQSKR
- a CDS encoding glucose 1-dehydrogenase, with product MSERLKGQVAIVTGASKGIGAAIAKRLAAEGASVVVNYSSSKEGADKVVHEITSKGGRAVAVGANVAKQSEISKLFAEAKKTYGRLDILVNNAGIYDFQPLESVTEEHFHKQFDLNVLGLLLASQAAAKQFGSEGGSIINISSVVSTLAPPNGSVYSATKAAVDAITKSLAKELGPKRIRVNSINPGMVATEGWRSAGISGSDMHKQVLATTPLGRIGEPDDIAGAAAFLASRDASWLTGETILIAGGYR
- the panB gene encoding 3-methyl-2-oxobutanoate hydroxymethyltransferase, which encodes MNTHEPPRQPVTIKTLRKMASDREPFAALTCYDATTARWLERAGVHILLVGDTAAEMILGYSRTIDMPLDVLVALTAGVKRGAPFTFVMADMPFLSYHTNESDAMKNAGRFLTEGLADIVKIESDSTFAPLVNKMTRAGIPICAHVGTRPQQVALTGGYTATGKTPKQAAQIVADAVALEQAGAVMLLIEAVPDAVAEEVLKATTVPVIGIGAGNSTHGQVLVLQDLLGLTDKPPPFARPIAQLGASIQTAAETYVQMVAERRVGLRAAPAAKPANPTPTSPHATS
- the recG gene encoding ATP-dependent DNA helicase RecG codes for the protein MRPARVITLSTRIEDLPGVPARSIAGLRELGLTNLGKLIAYLPLRHERLEAEAPVEDLEAGHIVSARGEITATRVVLRRPKRFEAALMENGQRLDLVWFNALYMRDKIKPGMRLRVQGKATRYGPGLQIANPKFDILQDDSEPERAKSRIRPVYSASERIKSPAIEAAISATLDLALPLLKDHLPAPLLTKREMPALARAYELVHRPANEGDATEGRRRLAYDELLLLQLGVQMKREHLRRRMRAPALQLTDAIDRRIRARFPFAFTPEQNHAVSEIARDLTLATPTNRLLQGDVGSGKTAVALYAMLMAVASGHQAALMAPTELLAEQHLATIESVLKDSKVDVRLLTGSKNDGEQVRKDIASGKAGIIIGTHALLQEHVKFKSLALAIIDEQHRFGVHQRAALRAKTNDPNLTPHVVVMTATPIPRTLALTMFGDLDVTVIGGLPPGRAAIKTRLVPRSKRADVYTFARERINKGEQAFVVVPAIDSREATDSAATVTGVRELVKELESGAFRSVPIAALHGRMKSDARATTMAKFRAGEIRCLIATTIVEVGVDVPDATVMVIEHADRFGLAQLHQLRGRVGRGNKPGVCVLIADEPESSAGDVNPRLQLLVETTDGFRLAEGDWQIRGSGGFFDARQSGLSSLRVADLSRDRNLLELARHDAREWIERSPSLAAPGEELVLRRMMKTFGTELGLVAVG
- a CDS encoding trypsin-like peptidase domain-containing protein; this encodes MRRIMTLGPAVVVLATASSLLWFTPRILRTLSASQTEAQILLARRTIESDDILERLNMAIRAIADSVEPSVVHIDVLTPEGTRRRFLGATGSGWIFDAKGHIVTNAHVVRGSRFVRVQLYDGRASQATIVGIDPFTDIAVLKIDADNLAPVRRATGERVYQGDRVFAFGSPFGFKFSMSEGIVSGLGRSAGPALDSGGFTNFIQTDAAVNPGNSGGPLIDIKGRVVGMNVAIATAKDNTGTGGGEGQSSGISFAIPLVTIESVALQLIETGKVSRGFLGISYDPREYIDESISRNGVSVRIPSDGPASRAGLQNDDMLVSLNGQRITSVQGMRSMISNARPGDTLSIGYTRNGESREASVVMGEMPTSALIQPGILDDIQDDLGLTFEDPSTAREFFSTGGAPIITSVSERSHASDAGLKEGDRITQVGSAPVSTVGEAVSAMIDQGLYVGKPVHLVVRNIQNDVDRKQSIRLWGGRSKPAPE
- a CDS encoding bifunctional oligoribonuclease/PAP phosphatase NrnA; translated protein: MSGTADSKTQGAKWGSGIELSAIADWLADKNKIVVVTHVKPDGDAVGSSLGLVRALNLARKDSGAVSLPPRARAWYFGPRPSWIRRVVGESPSLSIENVSEIEHETADAVVIVDTGSWVQVEMIKPWLVKHTADTAVVDHHAQGDSDIAPRRFVDTGSAAAAQPVAELCRLILKKKSLAELPKEVAEPLYLGIATDTGWFKHSNVTPRVLRAASELLATGVDHAALYVNIEQRERLPRLKLLGRALDSLRLFDENRVAVMTLTKKDFAETGAQAADSGGFADHSQTLETVMVTAVLTEADASEFGMASKPGEKLTKVSLRSKAVDGSVDVNAVAKVFGGGGHVRAAGAKVALGIEETKAKLLEAIRARWGT